One genomic region from Candidatus Nomurabacteria bacterium encodes:
- the rplO gene encoding 50S ribosomal protein L15, with the protein MKFNQLQTAKSKSITRVGRGISAGKGKTAGRGTKGQNSRTGGGVRPGFEGGQNPLAQRLPKLPGFKSKTPKAENVYTGQLDSLGANIDNFKLAQAGIVTNPYTRVKLILKGDVTKKTTIKVQSASKSAVKAVEKAGGKVEIIERQKRQKQEKTTK; encoded by the coding sequence ATGAAGTTTAATCAGTTACAAACAGCGAAGTCAAAATCAATCACTCGTGTAGGGCGTGGTATTTCTGCTGGTAAAGGAAAGACAGCAGGGCGTGGCACCAAAGGCCAAAATTCTCGAACAGGTGGTGGTGTGCGACCAGGATTTGAGGGTGGTCAAAATCCATTAGCTCAAAGATTACCAAAGCTTCCAGGGTTTAAGTCCAAAACACCAAAGGCTGAGAACGTATACACTGGACAACTAGATAGTTTAGGGGCTAACATAGATAATTTTAAACTTGCACAAGCAGGTATTGTCACTAATCCATATACTAGAGTTAAGTTGATATTAAAAGGTGATGTTACAAAGAAAACGACTATTAAGGTGCAATCTGCAAGCAAATCAGCAGTTAAGGCCGTTGAAAAAGCTGGCGGTAAGGTAGAGATTATTGAGCGCCAAAAAAGACAAAAGCAAGAAAAAACAACAAAATAA
- the secY gene encoding preprotein translocase subunit SecY: MNWKIILKSFTNNDMRKKIFAVVGMIVIFRILAHIPIPIANGETLQQILETLFNSTQSSQLLGFMDVLSGGALANFSIMLVGLGPFINASIIMQLLTRAIPKLEALNKEGEFGRKKINQYTRVLALPLAIIQSIGSIYLVRQTASSIGGLGDITANASFSQWVLMVSALAGGAMLLMWLGELITEQNIGNGISLIITIGIVSQLPTTGINLLNSVIQDEKKWTIFGKQLPIDEKAFWLSLLIISIIVITTILVVKLNEAARNLTVNYAKRVQGNRIYGGVTTILPVKLITAGVIPIIFAVAFLSVPSFLGQIFSNSSSDRLKEIGTHLVQLFQPPSPQTFATGGWQPYVYPIVYFLLVFIFTFFYTSIAFNSKEIAENLQQQGGFIEGVRSGNQTEKYLNKVMNRLTLFGAIALGLLAVMPIIAQAFLGANISLGGTSLLILVAVSLETLRMLESQALMLTYDQYDQPDYLYKSSETLSKKQNRIKVISKLALPKGKKKTK; the protein is encoded by the coding sequence ATGAACTGGAAAATCATCCTTAAATCATTCACAAACAATGATATGCGAAAAAAGATATTTGCTGTCGTTGGAATGATTGTAATTTTTAGGATTTTGGCACATATACCTATTCCAATTGCTAATGGTGAAACTTTACAGCAAATTCTTGAAACACTTTTTAATTCCACTCAATCTTCACAGTTGTTAGGATTTATGGATGTTCTTTCGGGCGGGGCATTAGCTAATTTTTCAATAATGCTTGTAGGTTTGGGTCCGTTCATTAATGCCTCGATTATTATGCAGTTGCTAACAAGAGCAATTCCAAAGCTCGAAGCTCTGAATAAAGAAGGTGAATTTGGGCGAAAAAAAATAAATCAATACACAAGAGTATTGGCACTACCGCTTGCTATAATTCAGTCAATAGGCTCAATATATTTGGTACGTCAAACAGCATCTAGTATTGGTGGCTTAGGCGATATCACGGCCAATGCTAGTTTTTCTCAATGGGTTTTGATGGTTTCCGCGCTTGCTGGAGGTGCAATGCTGTTGATGTGGCTAGGAGAGTTGATTACCGAACAAAATATCGGTAACGGTATTTCGTTAATTATTACGATAGGTATCGTTAGTCAACTTCCAACAACCGGGATTAATTTATTAAATAGTGTTATCCAAGATGAAAAGAAATGGACCATTTTCGGTAAACAACTTCCAATTGATGAAAAGGCATTTTGGCTTAGTCTATTAATAATCTCGATAATTGTTATCACAACGATACTAGTGGTTAAACTAAATGAAGCTGCCAGAAACCTAACGGTTAACTATGCCAAACGTGTGCAAGGAAACAGAATTTATGGAGGAGTTACAACCATACTTCCGGTAAAATTAATAACAGCAGGTGTTATTCCAATAATCTTTGCCGTAGCATTCTTGAGCGTACCTAGCTTTTTAGGACAAATCTTTTCCAATTCATCAAGTGATCGTTTGAAAGAAATTGGAACACACTTAGTTCAACTATTTCAACCACCAAGCCCTCAGACATTTGCTACGGGAGGCTGGCAACCTTATGTTTACCCCATAGTCTATTTCTTGTTAGTATTTATCTTTACATTCTTTTATACATCGATTGCGTTTAACTCCAAAGAAATAGCTGAGAATCTCCAACAACAGGGTGGATTCATTGAAGGCGTAAGATCCGGAAATCAAACAGAGAAATATCTAAATAAGGTGATGAATAGATTGACGTTGTTTGGGGCTATAGCTCTTGGACTTTTGGCGGTTATGCCAATAATCGCTCAGGCATTTTTAGGTGCCAATATTTCATTAGGTGGAACCAGCTTGTTGATTTTGGTTGCTGTATCCTTAGAAACACTACGAATGCTCGAATCACAAGCCTTGATGTTAACATATGATCAGTACGATCAACCCGATTATTTGTACAAATCATCAGAAACTTTATCAAAGAAACAAAATAGAATAAAG
- the rpsE gene encoding 30S ribosomal protein S5 — translation MAERNTSTNPRQVQTEQDPNQLDERMVHIDRVARVVKGGRRFRFRALVIVGDHKGRVGAGVSKGQDVTTAVSKATDVAKKNMVKISLYKDTIPHETEAKVSGAKILLKPASPGTGLIAGGVVRTVLEVAGIGNALSKSLGSSNKINIAYATIDALKNMEPASKWVTKKDSPTKKSTAKTTTKSKSEDK, via the coding sequence ATGGCAGAACGTAATACAAGCACAAATCCAAGGCAAGTTCAGACCGAGCAAGACCCAAATCAATTAGACGAAAGAATGGTTCATATTGATCGCGTTGCTCGCGTAGTTAAGGGTGGTCGTCGATTTAGGTTTCGAGCATTAGTAATAGTCGGTGATCATAAGGGTAGAGTTGGTGCTGGAGTATCAAAAGGTCAGGATGTAACTACGGCAGTATCTAAGGCTACAGATGTCGCCAAAAAGAACATGGTTAAAATTTCACTATATAAAGACACTATTCCACATGAGACAGAGGCCAAAGTATCCGGAGCTAAGATTTTATTGAAGCCAGCCAGCCCTGGTACTGGTTTGATTGCTGGGGGAGTTGTCCGAACCGTATTAGAGGTAGCCGGAATTGGAAACGCTTTATCTAAATCGCTAGGTTCTTCAAACAAAATCAATATCGCTTATGCTACTATTGATGCTCTAAAGAATATGGAACCTGCCAGTAAGTGGGTCACCAAGAAAGATTCACCGACAAAGAAATCTACGGCAAAGACAACAACTAAGTCAAAGTCGGAGGATAAATAA